The proteins below are encoded in one region of Holophagaceae bacterium:
- the ccsA gene encoding cytochrome c biogenesis protein CcsA, with translation MKLAKLFPWIVGAVALFAAIFSAMPPGRANGFDINGFGKLPVLEGGRVKPLDSVARNSLLLMRSKQSVRFEGKTISADQWALDLMFRPEAADKQPVFNIDDPDVLGLIGLKQSSVRYFSFETLAPHIDELEKQAKVAQPIDAKKRTRFQSAVVNLFDRVYMYFRLKNTLQLAGTPGLAVQIQAVGAPQAAEMHSALAQLAMFRILPPLAGEKPEAWQSVGEALQASAMGQPLHPGLAPLSRIAAAYGAQDAAAFNSSVAEFQGLVSSLRPEAMSHANNEITFNRAQPFYVGMIIYVLALLTIFVSWIWKGELLQPTAFSLLLVGAIVHTCGLAFRIILQGRPPVTNLYSSAVFVGWGAVILGIVLERMYKKGFGTAVATAAGFGSLIVAQHLAEGDTMEMMRAVLDSNFWLATHVVTITIGYSGTFLAGAIAIAYTLWKHIAPDPDPETGKALVGMAYGIICFSLLFSFVGTVLGGIWADQSWGRFWGWDPKENGALLIVLWNAIILHARWAGIARDRGIMTMAIFGNVITSLSWFGVNMLGVGLHSYGFMDEAFVALMGFIASQGILMGLCMLPRRFQFQKPSPQS, from the coding sequence ATGAAACTCGCCAAACTTTTCCCCTGGATCGTCGGCGCCGTAGCCCTCTTCGCGGCCATCTTCTCCGCCATGCCGCCGGGCAGGGCCAACGGCTTCGACATCAATGGATTCGGCAAGCTGCCTGTCCTCGAAGGGGGCCGGGTGAAGCCCCTGGATTCCGTCGCGCGGAATTCCCTGCTGCTGATGCGCAGCAAGCAGAGCGTCCGTTTCGAGGGCAAGACCATCAGCGCCGACCAATGGGCCCTGGACCTGATGTTCCGTCCCGAAGCGGCCGACAAACAGCCGGTGTTTAACATCGATGATCCCGATGTGCTGGGCCTCATCGGCCTGAAGCAATCCTCGGTCCGCTATTTCAGCTTCGAGACCCTGGCTCCGCACATCGATGAGCTCGAGAAGCAGGCCAAGGTCGCCCAGCCCATCGACGCCAAGAAGCGCACCCGCTTCCAGTCCGCGGTGGTGAACCTGTTCGACCGCGTCTACATGTACTTCCGGCTGAAGAACACCCTGCAGCTCGCGGGGACGCCCGGCCTCGCCGTGCAGATCCAGGCCGTGGGCGCGCCGCAGGCGGCGGAGATGCACAGCGCCCTGGCTCAGTTGGCGATGTTCCGGATCCTGCCTCCCCTCGCCGGGGAGAAACCGGAAGCCTGGCAGAGCGTCGGCGAGGCCCTGCAGGCCAGCGCCATGGGCCAGCCGCTGCATCCCGGCCTCGCGCCCCTGTCGCGCATCGCGGCGGCCTACGGAGCGCAGGATGCCGCAGCCTTCAACAGCAGCGTCGCCGAATTCCAGGGCCTCGTCTCCAGCCTCCGGCCCGAGGCCATGAGCCACGCGAACAACGAGATCACCTTCAACCGGGCGCAGCCCTTCTACGTGGGCATGATCATCTACGTCCTGGCCCTGCTGACCATCTTCGTCTCCTGGATCTGGAAAGGGGAACTGCTCCAGCCCACGGCCTTCTCCCTGCTGCTGGTCGGCGCCATCGTGCACACCTGCGGCCTGGCCTTCCGGATCATCCTGCAGGGCCGGCCGCCGGTCACCAACCTGTATTCCTCCGCGGTGTTCGTGGGGTGGGGAGCGGTGATCCTGGGCATCGTGCTGGAGCGGATGTACAAGAAGGGCTTCGGCACCGCCGTGGCTACCGCCGCCGGCTTCGGTTCACTCATCGTGGCCCAGCACCTGGCCGAGGGCGACACCATGGAAATGATGCGCGCGGTGCTGGATTCCAACTTCTGGCTGGCCACCCACGTGGTGACCATCACCATCGGCTACAGCGGCACCTTCCTGGCTGGCGCCATCGCCATCGCCTACACGCTCTGGAAGCACATCGCCCCCGACCCCGATCCCGAGACCGGCAAAGCACTGGTGGGCATGGCCTACGGCATCATCTGCTTCTCGCTGCTGTTCAGCTTCGTGGGCACGGTGCTGGGCGGCATCTGGGCGGATCAATCCTGGGGCCGGTTCTGGGGCTGGGATCCCAAGGAGAACGGCGCCCTGCTCATCGTGCTCTGGAACGCGATCATCCTGCACGCCCGCTGGGCGGGCATCGCCCGGGACCGCGGCATCATGACCATGGCCATCTTCGGCAACGTGATCACCAGCCTCTCCTGGTTCGGCGTGAACATGCTCGGCGTGGGCCTGCACTCCTACGGCTTCATGGACGAGGCCTTCGTCGCCCTCATGGGCTTCATCGCCTCCCAGGGGATTCTGATGGGCCTCTGCATGCTGCCCCGGCGCTTCCAATTCCAGAAGCCCAGTCCCCAGTCCTGA
- a CDS encoding cytochrome c biogenesis protein ResB yields MVLVVLCTLAQVPLGTYGAVNMYMRSILVWWGPEGSTWIIPVFPGGTIVGLILTLNLLAATVKRLQFTWAKAGLWLVHLGLILLVSGEFVSAALQVDDRMAIEQGQTVNFVESYRDTELAIIDVTDPAFDEVFAVPTSLLAKASTVNLPNNPITLNVKRFFPNAALADRGPMEPPSIATAGVGPSVKIEERAVVSADNELNNTSVFVEPVAAGRSYGIWLVSIALGAPQSFIHEGRTYMMSIRPTRHYLPYALTLKKFSHDKYPGTDIPKNFSSLVQISNPSKGEARDVLIYMNQPLRYEGRTFYQASFGKGDTLSILQVVENPGWLLPYISCVLVTIGLLVHFAIMLRRSLSKRQEKVS; encoded by the coding sequence ATGGTGCTGGTGGTGCTCTGCACGCTGGCCCAGGTGCCCCTGGGCACCTATGGCGCCGTCAACATGTACATGCGCAGCATCCTGGTCTGGTGGGGGCCTGAAGGGTCGACCTGGATCATTCCCGTCTTCCCCGGCGGGACCATCGTAGGGTTGATCCTGACCCTGAACCTGCTCGCCGCCACGGTGAAACGCCTGCAATTCACCTGGGCCAAAGCGGGCCTTTGGCTCGTGCACCTGGGCCTGATCCTGCTGGTGTCGGGAGAGTTCGTGTCCGCGGCCCTGCAGGTGGACGACCGCATGGCCATCGAACAGGGGCAGACCGTGAACTTCGTGGAGAGCTACCGGGACACGGAGCTCGCAATCATCGATGTGACGGATCCCGCCTTCGATGAGGTGTTCGCCGTGCCCACGAGCCTGCTGGCGAAGGCCAGCACGGTCAATCTGCCCAACAACCCCATCACGCTGAATGTGAAGCGCTTCTTCCCGAACGCCGCGCTGGCGGACCGGGGTCCCATGGAGCCGCCTTCCATCGCCACCGCGGGCGTCGGTCCCAGCGTCAAGATCGAGGAGCGGGCCGTCGTATCCGCGGACAACGAGCTGAACAACACGTCCGTGTTCGTCGAACCCGTCGCGGCGGGCCGCAGCTACGGCATCTGGCTGGTGTCCATCGCCCTGGGCGCCCCCCAGTCCTTCATCCATGAAGGCCGCACCTACATGATGTCCATCCGCCCCACGCGGCACTACCTCCCCTACGCGCTGACCTTGAAAAAATTCAGCCATGACAAGTACCCCGGCACCGACATCCCCAAGAACTTCTCAAGCCTCGTGCAGATTTCCAACCCCTCCAAGGGGGAGGCCCGGGACGTCCTGATCTACATGAACCAGCCCCTCCGCTACGAGGGACGGACCTTCTACCAGGCCAGCTTCGGCAAGGGCGACACCCTTTCCATCCTGCAGGTCGTCGAGAATCCAGGCTGGCTGCTGCCCTATATCTCATGCGTCCTGGTGACCATCGGTCTCCTGGTGCACTTCGCCATCATGCTGCGCCGTTCGCTCTCGAAGCGGCAGGAGAAGGTGTCATGA
- a CDS encoding aminotransferase class V-fold PLP-dependent enzyme: MLIYLDNNATTRLAPEALDAMLPFLQESYGNAGSGHVLGHLSEGAVVQARDLVAALLGCSPAEILFNSGGTEGINHAFRGIFDAFPKKRHFLVSAVEHPAVMAMCDWLKRQGAEITQLGVDAEGRLDLAELEASIRPDTALVSLMAANNESGVLFPLEEIAQIAKEKGALLHVDATQAIGKVAMDLAGLPIDLLNFSGHKFHGPKGTGALFIRRGLRLKPFMLGGHQERGRRGGTENVPGIVGLGAACGLAMGHLPQVAAIGGLRDRLESAIQAGIPEVRINGAGAPRLANTSFLSFKGLEGEALLLKLSERGVCVSTGSACTTGQKEPSHVLRAMGVPAEFAMGTIRISLGRYTTPDEIQAVSEMLPGIVRDLRDSSLFARA, translated from the coding sequence ATGCTCATCTACCTGGACAACAACGCCACCACGCGGCTTGCCCCCGAAGCGCTGGATGCGATGTTGCCTTTTTTACAGGAAAGTTACGGCAACGCGGGCTCCGGCCACGTGCTGGGGCATCTGAGCGAAGGCGCGGTGGTGCAGGCCCGGGACCTGGTGGCCGCCCTCCTGGGCTGCTCTCCGGCGGAGATCCTGTTCAACAGCGGCGGCACCGAGGGCATCAACCACGCGTTCCGGGGCATTTTCGATGCGTTCCCAAAGAAACGGCATTTCCTCGTCAGCGCGGTGGAACATCCGGCGGTGATGGCCATGTGCGACTGGCTGAAGCGGCAAGGGGCCGAGATCACGCAGTTGGGCGTGGATGCTGAAGGGCGCCTGGATCTGGCCGAGCTGGAAGCCTCCATCCGGCCGGACACAGCGCTGGTATCCCTCATGGCCGCCAACAACGAGAGCGGCGTCTTGTTCCCCTTGGAGGAGATCGCGCAGATCGCCAAAGAAAAGGGGGCCTTGTTGCATGTGGATGCCACCCAGGCCATCGGGAAAGTGGCCATGGACCTGGCCGGGCTGCCCATCGATCTGTTGAATTTCAGCGGCCACAAATTCCATGGGCCCAAAGGCACCGGAGCGCTGTTCATCCGGCGCGGACTCCGGTTGAAACCTTTCATGCTGGGAGGCCATCAGGAGCGGGGCCGGCGCGGCGGAACCGAAAATGTGCCGGGCATCGTCGGACTCGGCGCCGCTTGCGGATTGGCGATGGGGCACCTTCCCCAAGTGGCCGCCATCGGTGGGTTGCGCGACCGCCTTGAATCGGCCATCCAAGCTGGCATTCCGGAGGTCCGCATCAACGGAGCGGGCGCACCGCGGCTCGCCAACACATCATTCTTGAGTTTCAAGGGGCTCGAAGGCGAGGCTTTGCTGTTGAAGCTCAGCGAGCGCGGCGTCTGCGTGTCCACGGGCAGCGCCTGCACCACGGGCCAGAAGGAACCGAGCCATGTGCTGCGGGCCATGGGCGTGCCGGCGGAATTCGCGATGGGGACGATCCGGATTTCGCTGGGCCGGTACACCACCCCCGACGAAATCCAGGCCGTCTCGGAGATGCTGCCTGGCATCGTGCGGGACCTGCGGGATTCAAGCCTGTTCGCAAGGGCTTGA